Proteins co-encoded in one Dasypus novemcinctus isolate mDasNov1 chromosome 18, mDasNov1.1.hap2, whole genome shotgun sequence genomic window:
- the KLK10 gene encoding kallikrein-10 translates to MRPPHLRLSAAAGAWILQQLLLPRLLAPLWAAEAALIPKNDTTWDVAASGAPCARGSQPWHVSLFNGLAFHCAGVLVDESWVLTAAHCWNNKSLWARVGDDHLLLLQGEQLRRAIRSVRHPRYRPGSGRLLPRRRHEHDLMLLKLARPAVPGPRVQGLRLPDRCARPGDQCQAAGWGTMATRRVKYNKGLSCSQVSILSPKECEGFYPGVVTNNMMCAGMDQGHDPCQSDSGAPLVCDGTLQGIVSFGAYPCGSAQHPVVYTEVCKYVPWIKKTMHSN, encoded by the exons ATGAGACCCCCGCACCTCCGCCTCTCCGCCGCCGCCGGCGCCTGGATcctgcagcagctgctgctgccgcGGCTGTTGGCGCCGCTCTGGG cCGCGGAGGCAGCGCTGATCCCCAAAAACGACACCACCTGGGACGTCGCGGCCTCCGGCGCCCCGTGCGCGCGCGGCTCCCAGCCCTGGCACGTCTCCCTCTTCAACGGCCTCGCCTTCCACTGCGCGGGCGTCCTGGTGGATGAGAGTTGGGTGCTCACGGCTGCTCACTGCTGGAACAACAA GTCTCTGTGGGCTCGAGTCGGCGATGACCACCTGCTGCTCCTCCAGGGGGAGCAGCTCCGTCGGGCCATTCGCTCTGTGCGCCACCCCAGGTACCGCCCGGGATCAGGCCGCCTTCTGCCCAGACGCAGGCACGAGCACGACCTCATGCTGCTGAAGCTGGCCAGGCCGGCCGTGCCGGGGCCTCGCGTGCAGGGCCTGCGCCTGCCCGACCGCTGTGCGCGGCCGGGAGACCAGTGCCAGGCTGCAGGCTGGGGCACCATGGCCACTCGCAGAG TGAAGTACAACAAGGGTCTGAGCTGCTCCCAGGTTTCTATCCTGAGCCCTAAAGAGTGTGAGGGCTTCTACCCGGGTGTGGTCACCAACAACATGATGTGTGCTGGAATGGACCAGGGCCACGACCCTTGCCAG AGTGACTCGGGTGCCCCCCTGGTCTGTGATGGGACACTGCAGGGCATCGTTTCATTTGGTGCCTACCCCTGCGGCTCTGCCCAGCACCCAGTTGTCTACACCGAGGTCTGCAAATATGTCCCCTGGATAAAGAAAACCATGCACTCCAACTGA
- the KLK11 gene encoding kallikrein-11 — MMSLPLIVLALATGHVGGETRIIKGYECPPHSQPWQVALFQKSRLLCGATLIAPKWLLTAAHCRKPSYIVHLGEHNLQSRDGCEQIRTATESFPHPQFNNSLPNKDHRNDIMLVKMETPAVITRAVKPLDFSSRCVRAGTRCLISGWGTTTSPQLHLPHALRCAVITIIRQKECEDAYPNNITETMVCASVQEAGKDSCQGDSGGPLVCNGSLQGIISWGQDPCAITKKPGVYTRVCKYVDWIQETMKNN; from the exons ATGATGAGTCTGCCACTGATCGTGCTCGCTCTGGCGACAG gGCACGTCGGGGGAGAGACCCGGATCATCAAGGGGTACGAGTGCCCCCCTCACTCCCAGCCCTGGCAGGTGGCACTGTTCCAGAAGTCTCGGCTGCTCTGTGGGGCGACCCTCATCGCCCCCAAATGGCTCCTCACAGCAGCCCACTGCCGCAAGCC CAGCTACATCGTCCATCTGGGGGAGCACAATCTCCAGTCGCGCGACGGCTGTGAGCAGATCCGGACAGCCACCGAGTCCTTCCCGCACCCGCAGTTCAACAACAGCCTCCCCAACAAGGACCACCGCAACGACATCATGCTGGTGAAGATGGAGACCCCGGCCGTCATCACCCGGGCGGTGAAGCCCCTCGACTTCTCGTCGCGCTGCGTCCGCGCCGGCACCCGCTGCCTCATTTCCGGCTGGGGCACCACCACCAGCCCCCAGT TGCACCTGCCCCACGCCTTGCGATGTGccgtcatcaccatcatcagGCAGAAGGAGTGCGAGGACGCCTACCCCAACAACATCACAGAAACCATGGTGTGTGCCAGCGTGCAGGAAGCGGGCAAGGACTCCTGCCAG GGGGACTCTGGGGGACCTCTGGTCTGTAATGGGTCTCTGCAAGGCATCATCTCCTGGGGCCAGGACCCATGTGCCATCACCAAAAAGCCTGGTGTCTACACCAGAGTCTGCAAATACGTGGACTGGATCCAGGAGACGATGAAGAACAATTAG